Proteins encoded within one genomic window of Alteribacter populi:
- the groL gene encoding chaperonin GroEL (60 kDa chaperone family; promotes refolding of misfolded polypeptides especially under stressful conditions; forms two stacked rings of heptamers to form a barrel-shaped 14mer; ends can be capped by GroES; misfolded proteins enter the barrel where they are refolded when GroES binds), which yields MAKDIKFSEDARRAMMRGVDALADAVKVTLGPKGRNVVLEKKFGSPLITNDGVTIAKEIELEDNFEDMGAKLVSEVASKTNDIAGDGTTTATVLAQAMIAEGLKNVTSGANPMVIRKGIEKATKVAVEELKSISEPIESKESIAQVAAISAADDEVGQLIAEAMERVGNDGVITVEESKGFSTELEVVEGMQFDRGYASPYMVTDSDKMEAVLEDPYILITDKKIGNIQEVLPVLEQVVQQGKPILIIAEDVEGEALATLVVNKLRGTFNAVAVKAPGFGDRRKSMLEDIATLTGGEVITEDLGLDLKSASITQLGRASKVVVTKDNTTVVDGNGEAAEISNRVNQIKAQLEETTSEFDKEKLQERLAKLAGGVAVVKVGAATETELKERKLRIEDALNSTRAAVEEGIVSGGGTALVNVINAVKAVDALGDEATGVNIVLRSLEEPVRQIAHNAGLEGSIIVERLKGEAVGIGFNAANGDYVNMVEAGIVDPTKVTRSALQNAASVAAMFLTTEAVIADQPDEDGGGAGGGMPDMGGMGGMGGMM from the coding sequence ATGGCTAAAGATATTAAATTTAGTGAAGACGCTCGTCGCGCAATGATGCGCGGTGTTGATGCACTTGCAGATGCGGTAAAAGTAACACTTGGACCAAAAGGACGTAACGTCGTTCTTGAGAAAAAATTCGGTTCTCCGCTCATTACAAATGACGGTGTAACAATCGCAAAAGAAATTGAACTTGAAGACAACTTTGAAGACATGGGTGCAAAGCTCGTATCTGAAGTTGCAAGCAAAACAAACGACATCGCTGGTGACGGTACAACAACAGCAACCGTTCTTGCTCAAGCGATGATCGCTGAAGGTCTTAAAAACGTTACTTCCGGTGCGAACCCAATGGTGATTCGTAAAGGGATTGAAAAAGCAACAAAAGTAGCAGTTGAAGAGCTTAAATCCATCTCTGAACCAATCGAAAGCAAAGAATCTATTGCTCAAGTAGCAGCAATTTCTGCTGCTGACGATGAAGTGGGTCAACTGATTGCAGAAGCAATGGAGCGCGTTGGAAACGACGGCGTTATCACTGTTGAAGAATCTAAAGGCTTCTCTACTGAACTAGAAGTCGTAGAAGGAATGCAGTTCGACCGTGGATATGCTTCTCCTTACATGGTTACTGACTCCGATAAAATGGAAGCAGTCCTTGAAGACCCATACATCTTAATCACTGACAAGAAGATCGGAAACATCCAAGAAGTTCTTCCTGTCCTTGAGCAAGTTGTCCAACAAGGTAAGCCAATCTTGATCATTGCTGAAGACGTTGAAGGTGAAGCTCTTGCAACACTTGTTGTGAACAAGCTTCGCGGTACATTCAACGCCGTAGCGGTTAAAGCTCCTGGCTTTGGTGACCGTCGTAAATCAATGCTTGAAGACATCGCAACACTAACAGGCGGTGAAGTAATCACAGAAGATCTCGGTCTTGACCTTAAATCTGCAAGCATCACTCAACTAGGTCGCGCTTCAAAAGTTGTTGTAACAAAAGACAACACAACAGTCGTTGACGGAAACGGTGAAGCTGCAGAAATCTCAAACCGCGTAAACCAAATCAAAGCTCAGCTTGAAGAAACAACGTCTGAGTTCGATAAAGAAAAACTACAAGAGCGCCTTGCTAAACTAGCTGGTGGTGTAGCAGTGGTTAAAGTTGGTGCTGCTACTGAAACAGAACTTAAAGAGCGCAAACTACGTATCGAAGACGCCCTCAACTCTACTCGCGCAGCAGTAGAAGAAGGTATCGTTTCCGGTGGTGGTACAGCACTCGTTAACGTCATCAACGCTGTTAAAGCAGTTGACGCACTAGGTGACGAAGCAACAGGTGTAAACATCGTTCTTCGCTCCCTAGAAGAGCCAGTTCGTCAAATCGCGCACAACGCTGGACTAGAAGGCTCTATCATCGTTGAGCGTCTAAAAGGCGAAGCAGTTGGCATCGGATTCAACGCTGCTAACGGCGACTATGTAAACATGGTAGAAGCAGGAATCGTTGACCCAACGAAGGTTACACGTTCTGCCCTACAAAACGCAGCATCTGTTGCGGCTATGTTCCTAACAACAGAAGCAGTCATCGCAGACCAGCCAGACGAAGATGGCGGCGGCGCTGGCGGCGGCATGCCTGACATGGGCGGCATGGGTGGAATGGGCGGCATGATGTAA
- a CDS encoding site-specific integrase: MFLTLAYSGLRVGELIALKWSDIDMDKKTLRVTKTYYNPNNSTKEYQLLTPKTKGSIRTLKMDAGVMEVLKKHKEHQDDLIEKMKNEYTQLDFVFAKEAKNLGYPEFLKTVNTHMRRLLKISGIDKELTPHSLRHTHTSLLIEAGVGVKEIQQRLGHGDINTTMNIYAHITENMEEKASQKFSELMRGSLDL; encoded by the coding sequence ATGTTTTTGACACTTGCTTATAGTGGGTTACGAGTAGGTGAACTAATCGCATTAAAATGGTCGGATATAGATATGGATAAAAAAACCTTAAGAGTAACCAAAACTTATTACAACCCCAACAATAGTACAAAAGAATATCAATTATTGACCCCTAAAACTAAAGGATCAATAAGAACGCTAAAAATGGACGCTGGAGTTATGGAGGTCCTCAAAAAACACAAAGAACATCAGGATGATCTCATTGAAAAAATGAAGAACGAATATACTCAACTGGATTTTGTTTTTGCTAAGGAAGCTAAGAACCTTGGATACCCTGAATTCTTAAAGACCGTAAACACCCATATGAGACGTTTATTAAAAATTAGTGGTATCGATAAGGAACTTACCCCTCACTCCTTACGCCACACCCACACCTCTCTATTAATTGAAGCAGGAGTAGGAGTTAAGGAAATTCAGCAACGATTAGGTCATGGAGACATAAACACAACTATGAATATATACGCGCATATTACTGAAAACATGGAAGAAAAAGCCTCCCAAAAGTTCAGTGAACTTATGAGAGGCTCATTAGATTTATAG
- a CDS encoding Arm DNA-binding domain-containing protein: MANFRKRGSRWYFQIYTGIDPSTGKKKFTSKGGFKTKKEAQMAAVEVEKEVYENTYVQEQNITFQEFTVEWINTYRETAKISSVRNRQQNLDHLNRFFGDKKIKDITRKQYQAMLASLHNAGYAFNTLDGIHATGRMVFRKAVEFNIIKDSPCDFAKIPRKVETVEEVESSKGEIKFMEKEELIRFLMLPRKVVLIKTTPCF, translated from the coding sequence ATGGCTAATTTCCGAAAAAGAGGTAGTAGATGGTACTTTCAAATATATACCGGTATAGATCCATCCACCGGGAAAAAGAAATTCACATCTAAAGGAGGGTTTAAGACTAAAAAGGAAGCTCAGATGGCTGCAGTTGAAGTAGAAAAGGAAGTATATGAAAACACATATGTTCAAGAACAGAATATTACCTTTCAAGAATTTACTGTAGAGTGGATTAATACTTATCGTGAAACCGCTAAAATTAGTTCTGTGAGAAACCGACAGCAAAACTTGGATCACTTAAATAGATTTTTTGGAGATAAAAAAATAAAAGATATCACGCGCAAACAGTATCAAGCCATGCTTGCTTCGCTGCATAATGCAGGCTATGCGTTTAATACTTTGGATGGTATTCATGCAACAGGGAGAATGGTTTTTAGGAAAGCTGTGGAATTTAACATAATTAAGGACAGTCCTTGCGACTTTGCAAAAATTCCACGCAAAGTGGAAACCGTTGAGGAGGTAGAAAGCAGTAAAGGTGAAATTAAATTTATGGAAAAAGAAGAACTTATTCGTTTTTTAATGCTGCCAAGGAAAGTGGTATTGATAAAGACTACCCCATGTTTTTGA
- a CDS encoding ImmA/IrrE family metallo-endopeptidase, giving the protein MRFPYYTTTILEDLITQWYKKHKFTEPNDLNVYSIGSESQIFVTCRPTQASYMKVGKFQEIVLDSRLPYIQQREQFFHELCHAVRHSGRQSIMPHPFYELQERDARHFTLYASLPTHMINEYNFANPAIVDQLSRDFMIPKNVCMERLEKIKSRIVPSIRSPFFNMKKEG; this is encoded by the coding sequence TTGAGGTTTCCTTACTACACAACCACAATTCTAGAAGACCTAATAACTCAGTGGTATAAAAAGCACAAATTCACAGAACCGAATGATTTAAATGTTTACAGTATTGGATCAGAGTCACAAATCTTTGTGACTTGTAGACCTACTCAAGCTAGTTACATGAAAGTAGGTAAGTTTCAAGAAATTGTCTTGGATAGTCGCCTGCCATATATACAACAAAGAGAACAATTTTTTCATGAGCTTTGTCACGCTGTAAGGCATTCAGGGCGCCAATCTATCATGCCTCATCCTTTTTACGAACTTCAGGAAAGAGATGCTAGGCACTTTACTCTTTATGCCTCACTTCCCACCCATATGATTAATGAATATAACTTTGCTAACCCTGCAATTGTAGACCAGTTGTCACGTGATTTTATGATTCCAAAGAACGTTTGTATGGAACGTTTAGAAAAAATTAAGAGTCGAATTGTACCATCTATTAGATCTCCATTCTTTAATATGAAAAAGGAGGGATAA